In Desulfovibrio desulfuricans, the genomic window CCCGGAAAAAGCTCTGCCGGGCAGGCGCTCGAGCGCAAAGCAGAGGATTATCGCAGCATCCACGCTGCGGCTGTGAATCGTTAACTCTCTTAAATATAATTAATTTTTTTATGCACCACGCCATTATTCACCCCCAGGGGTGAACAGCAATCGGCAAAATCGAACATTAAGGTGATGTGCAGAGCTCTGCCCAAAGTGTAGGCCTGATCGGGTTGTTGAGGCCATCAGGGGTTCGCTGCGCCCTGCACTGGAATAGGCTTTGCGTCCAGGCGCTGACATTCCCCAGCACCGCACGAATATCTTCGGATAATTGGGGTCATGGTTAAATATCAATCGAAGACGGAGGAAGTAATGAAAAAGTATATGTTGGCTGCACTGACTGTTTTTATGTTGGGCACTGCTCCCTTTGCGGCACATGCAGCAGAACAGGATGTGGCAAAAATCACCTGCAAGGACTTTCTGGCTGACAAGCAGAACATAAGCATGATGGTGATGTGGATTGACGGTTACATGAGCGGCAAAAGCGGCAATACCTCCATCAGTGATCAGTGGATGGAAAAGCTGGGCACCCACCTGGGCACCTACTGCGCAAAAAACCCTGCCAAAACCATTATGGACGCCATCGAAGCCGTACCCGAATAACCACTGCCGACTTCAGCACACGGCACGCCACCACACCATGGACCACATGGAGATAATTATATGAAACGCTTCATCCTTTCTTTTGCCGCAGCGCTGATGCTCTTTGGTTTCAGCGCTGGAGCAGCCCTTGCACAGGAAATCGTTGTCGCCAATGGCACAGGATTTACCATCCAGCGTCTTGGCCTTGTTGACTCCAATGCAGGCGGCAACGCTCAGGATCTTTTGGGCAATGACACGCTTGCCAATGGCGAAGGCCTGAAGATCAACATCAGCGGCAGCCCCAAGGGGTGGGAACTGATCGCCGTGGACAGCGACGGAGGTCAGGTGAACTGGCAAAACCTCGACCTGAGCGGCGTTAAGAAAATTACCCTGCGCGGCGATGGATCTGCGGAACTTGAATAAATGTGATGTCGCTTACGTGCCAGCATTCCAGCAATTTTTGCAGGACTAGCTGATCCCGAGGCATGCACAGCCGGTGACAAAAGCCCCTGTCAGCTTGAGCGGGCCACAGATGTCGCATGGCTTGAAGAGGAAGGTACCCGAACGCTTGTTCGGGTACCTTCCTTTGCTCTGTTTTCCTGTCAATCCATATAGTTCTGTTGCAGCACTTCGCCGAAGTTTACTGCGGCCTCACGCTGAAAAAAGCTTTCGGGCAACTTTCCGCGAGGGCCAGATGGAATGATGCAATCAATATCGAATAACACGTATACGAATTTGCTATTGACCCATAATAAATGTGGTGTTCTTTTAGGGGGTAGTGCAATTGCAACTGACTATCTGATGACAAGCCACGCTGACATTTCGGAGAACCAATGGAATCAGGCAAAAAGGGATTGCCAGTCATTTCCGGCATAGGCATTGCCAGCCTGCTGGCAGCCCAGTTTGTAATTTTTCTGGAAGGCCGGGGACTTGGCATTGTATCTTTTTCCCTGCAAAACGCGGTTGCCGGATTTTGCGGCGGCATAATTCTGGGTGGGCTGCTGTTTTCCACATGGCTCCCCAAACGCTTTGGCGCCCCGTGCGCTGTGGCCTTGACCATGATGGGCGCACTGCTGTGGGCGGGCAGCATATTCCAGAACAATGCCATTTACTCTTACGGAGCCTGTTTCTGGGGCGGGGCGGTTCTGCCCCCGTTGCTCAAAAATTTCTTTGCGCGCAGTTCATCACCCGGTTTTCATCTGGGCGTTGCCTTTGCTGTTGGGGATTTTTTCTGGCTGTTTTTATACATCTTTCCCCTTTCAGATGAATCGCTGCAATGGCTTATGCTGTGCCTTCAGTTCGTGAGCGGCGGCATGGCGGCCACTTGCCTGTTTAAAGAGCAACCGCCAGCAGAAGGCTTGGAAGTTGTGCGCAAGTCAGACAAACTGACAGTAATTTCACTCAGATACCTGACTGCCATCGCCTTTATATTTTTTCTGCTAAACGCCTTTATTGACATCACATTTTACAGAGTTCACAGCCAGGCCTTTCCCATCCCCGCCCAGGTGCACCTGTATACGTGGCTGGCCTATCCCATTGTTGGCGTGCTGATTGACAAGTACGGCACGGACATGCGCCTGTTACTCTTCTGCATTGGCGGGGTAATTTTATCCCCGACCCTTGTGATCATCACAGAGGGAACAGTCATCTACTGGATCATTTATGTGATTGATCTTGCGTGCCGTGGCATTGCGCAATTGTACTTTCTGCTGGTTTTCGCTCAGATCGGCAGGCACTCTCCCCGGCGCGGCCTGATTTCTGCCATTCCTTACCTTGCAATGCTTATGGCTTTTTTGTGCGTATACCGCTTTGTGGAGCACTTTCCCGGTACAGTGCCGGTTGCATTCTGGTGCCTTTTTCTCACTACGGCCTTCAGCTATGTCAGCTCCCGCATCCAGTACGCCCTGACGCTTTCCGGGGTATCAAAAACGCCCACAGCGGACGGCGAAGACAAAACAGAACACAAAGCCTTCACCCCGCAGGAATCACACAAAAGCGAACGCTGCCGGGCAGACAGCATCGCTGATTTTGCCCTGACATACGGTATTTCTTTGCGCGAACGGGATGTTTTGTGTCTGATTCTGGAGGGGTGCGATACGTCTGCCATTTGCGGTCGGCTGCATATTTCTGAAAACACGCTCAAAACCCACATCCGGCAAATATTGCGCAAGACGGAAACGCGAAACAGGAACGCTCTGCTGGTACTCTTTTTCAATGAAGAAAATATGGAAAAAGAAGCAGAGGCGCGGCTTGAGAGTTTTTAGCCTTCAGGTTCTCAGGCAGTCAGGGCAGCGGGCCTTATTTCTGTAGCGTGCTGTCGCGACGACAGGCGGGCTTGTCCTTACTGGCCCGACTGACCTTCTTTCTGCAAAAATGAAAAATGCAACTGCCCCGCTGCATAACGGACATTGTTGATGTCTGGGCGCAACCGCCTGAACAGCTTGTATGCCTGAAGCGCCCTGTAGCCATACTGACAGTGCAACAGCACAGCAGAATCCTGCGGAATATTTTTTACCAAATGCTGAAAAGCATATAGTGGCATGTTAACGGCGTTTGGAAGATGCCCATCTGCAAATTCTTTTTGACTGCGCACGTCGATAATAATCAATTTTTCCGTCTTTAAAACATATTCACGAGCCGCTTCTGGCGACAAGGCCATTGACTCACCCGCGCTGTTGCTCGTTGGCGCTGAAAATTTCCAATAAATACATGTTTCCGCACATGCAATAACAAGCAGAGCTGCAATAATTTTCAGTAGCCGCCTTGTTCCATCAGCACCATGATACAAGGCAATGCCGTCTCCTGCTGTTCTCATTGAAAACCTCTCTCCAACGCCTTACCGCGCGGCATTCATCAGTGCAACTCGCCATGTCCATTGATTTTTCAGGCCAATCACCCAAAAACGACCTCAGAGGGGCACGCCGTCAGGGTGCAAAGCCCGCCCGCCATCCGCAACTGATGCTCGGAGGGGTGTTATACACTTCTTCCTTGCCCACGCGCAAAAGAATTCAGAACCCACATTCGTCTAGTGATCGGAGGAATTTTGTGCGCTGACAAGGCCCGCAGGGGAAACAGAGGGAGTGGACGTTCGGTCATGACCCATGTCGCCTCCGCAGCGGAACGCCGTCAGCGCGCAAAAGACCCCGATCACTCAAGGCCGTACTTACGGAGCTTGTTATGCAGGGTAGCCCTCGTAATTCCCAACTGCCGGGCCGCCTCGCTCTTGTTGTCGCCTGTCTGGCGCAGGGTTTCCTCAATGGCGCGGCGTTCCACGGCATCAAGGGGCAGACCTGCCAGGGAGGCGTCCACCTCGGGCTGGCGTTCGTCGGGCAGGGCGGGGCCAGTGACCACAGAGGGCAATTCGCGCTCGGTGATGAGGTCGCCGTTGCAGAGAATCACGGCGCGTTCCACGGCGTTTTCCAGTTCGCGCACATTGCCGGGCCAGTTGTAGCGCAGCATGCAGGCCAGCGCCTGCGGCGAAAATCCGCGCACGCTTTTGCGGTTGCGGCTGGCAAAGCGCTCCAGAAAATGCGCGGCGAGCACGGGAATATCCTCGGCGCGG contains:
- a CDS encoding helix-turn-helix domain-containing protein codes for the protein MESGKKGLPVISGIGIASLLAAQFVIFLEGRGLGIVSFSLQNAVAGFCGGIILGGLLFSTWLPKRFGAPCAVALTMMGALLWAGSIFQNNAIYSYGACFWGGAVLPPLLKNFFARSSSPGFHLGVAFAVGDFFWLFLYIFPLSDESLQWLMLCLQFVSGGMAATCLFKEQPPAEGLEVVRKSDKLTVISLRYLTAIAFIFFLLNAFIDITFYRVHSQAFPIPAQVHLYTWLAYPIVGVLIDKYGTDMRLLLFCIGGVILSPTLVIITEGTVIYWIIYVIDLACRGIAQLYFLLVFAQIGRHSPRRGLISAIPYLAMLMAFLCVYRFVEHFPGTVPVAFWCLFLTTAFSYVSSRIQYALTLSGVSKTPTADGEDKTEHKAFTPQESHKSERCRADSIADFALTYGISLRERDVLCLILEGCDTSAICGRLHISENTLKTHIRQILRKTETRNRNALLVLFFNEENMEKEAEARLESF
- a CDS encoding rhodanese-like domain-containing protein yields the protein MRTAGDGIALYHGADGTRRLLKIIAALLVIACAETCIYWKFSAPTSNSAGESMALSPEAAREYVLKTEKLIIIDVRSQKEFADGHLPNAVNMPLYAFQHLVKNIPQDSAVLLHCQYGYRALQAYKLFRRLRPDINNVRYAAGQLHFSFLQKEGQSGQ
- a CDS encoding HdeA/HdeB family chaperone translates to MKKYMLAALTVFMLGTAPFAAHAAEQDVAKITCKDFLADKQNISMMVMWIDGYMSGKSGNTSISDQWMEKLGTHLGTYCAKNPAKTIMDAIEAVPE